Below is a window of Brassica napus cultivar Da-Ae chromosome A5, Da-Ae, whole genome shotgun sequence DNA.
cgCATATttgcatatgttttttttttgcttcgtaAAAATAGTCTTTTCGGTTTAACTGAAACAAATAAGAGTGATTTGGCCAATATTCATAAGAGCTAATGGAAAGAGAGAAATGTCAAGGCTTGTGTCTAATTGTCACATTGTATGGTAAACATGACTGAAATATACTatactataaaccatataatataGTCGAAGcacttatataaatatacatggTGAAAAGAGAAACATGTTACAAACGTTAACAAAAACACCACAccaacaataatattatagattatACAATGTATAGGTTAGTCGAAGCAGAAACACACCAGAGCatttaccaaattttttatGCTACCAATCATAatagaatgaaacaaaaaaaatacaatttagtTTATCTTCTTAAATCATTTTGTAATTGATAGCAGTAAAAGTGaatgtataaaaataagaaCGGTTTATGAAGAGATGTTGTTGCTACGTaaagtaaaaaagaagaatatgtGGTGGGAGGAGGAAAAGAACCTACCGGACGTGGAAGAGATGGCAAGTGGTGACAATGGCCGAAGAGAAGATGGCGGCGGCTACAAAACAATCAGTAATAGTAATGGTGACAATAATAGGATCGAGgtgaatgaagaaaaaaaaatgcgcGAGTTAGATATGATGTTGCACAATTTGGGATATAGAATAACCTCATTCGGAACAGAAGGTTAGTCGATACTATTCTATAAAAGTATGTATTATAGTATCTACTAAAGTAAACAAAACATCCTATCTACTTAATTCACTAGGGTACGTAAATGACGCCGCCAGAAGAAACACAAGAAACTACTTCGAACCATAAGGGGATCACAATTGTGGAATTTAGTATAGCAGACCCACATAtatgttggggtcgaaaacggttacgaaacagttaacatccaaatctccgcaaaatacaagtatgtctcTCCGCAATaaatcatgctcggtcaagagaACATCACAACATATGTTCTCGAGATGAAGTTTCAttcgaattctatttagatcaaacataagccgTCGGAAACGTACCCAAACCAGTTACGGATAGGTTCGAGTATGACAATCGGAACAtggacaaaccaagctcggtcattacgcaacTACCACACATGCACGCTATCCGGTCgcttcgctcggtcgctacgcagcgaccgagctcggccaagctcggtcgatgcgtacgtagcgaccgagcttggctccagcgcggtcgctatgtagctaccgagcgtccgtcccgctcggttgctacgtagcgacatagcgtccgttccgctcggtcgctacgtagcggccgagctcgtagcgaccgagctcttccgaaacgtcaatacgacactagtccatgcattctcgtctacccttcgatgctatctcccgaaaaCCGTAGCGaattcatttcatgttttccgccattctaagtaatcaatcaaactttgcggtaaaaaccgcggaaagttcgttatttatcaaaagaagtcgtaataaacgtttcgagtcggaagacggcccaaagggacctaagacacgactcgaggcctaacttacgatttcttaaccaacagcccgtaagccacatgacggtttacgcttggttcgcaaggaaagataaatgtcaagcttacgcggataaatacagaattttgaagataattacgaatatcagagaaaatggaatatttccatttttatgctatgacggcttaagggcagaagaggaaaagcgtaaaccgacataggagcgagtatataaggagtcctaggcgagaggcatggagaatgactttttcagagcaaacttagcacttagagcgatttaggcatttttctgtttttgttattcgagctacgactcaattaggtttttgccgtcttagggttttagaactaggaatctcgccgacagctctcatagcccAGGCTTTTACCTTGTTGTAACTGTCAAACacagattcgaaataagatctattttgctctcttttcgatttcttatttttctcgtcttaatttcgtgttctgattgcttggcgtgtggtattaacagatctcAGGGACCTCTGAGAAATTAGGATTCTCCtacttttcttatttaaacggaaatcgataatgcgaatttcggttcccacaatataCGCTAGTTGTTGCGTAAGCAGTTGAAAGTTATTCCATATCAAAGATAGTAGAATAGAAATGACACAACTAGTATATAATACAAGAATACATAAATAGTGAACAAGAAGATAGTACATAAAATGTTGATACAAATAACCAACTGACGGGACACAGCTGGTGTACAAATATGACTGAAAAAATATGGGATCCCATTAGCATAATTTGTCTTTAGCTGCGACTCAGCCAACTGCCCATGCTGAGCATCTGAAAGAGCTAATTTTATGATCTCTATCCATCCTAAATTGAAGTAATTGTTGATTATTTTTCGCCCGTCTGGTTGGTTCGTAACTAGCCAACTGCCCATGTTAAGCATATGTGcttataaaatagaatagaagaagagaagaagatgaaatgaTGAGTGCCGGCGATTTTTGTGGAAAAAACAATGCAATTTATCAAGTAGTGACAAAAAAATTAGGAGGTAGAGCAAGAGATACAATTTgtaaaagaagagaaagagaaatgtaTCATACTATACTGTAATTTCATCTTACTGTCAATGAAATTGTTGCTTGACCCTATAATTCTAGTCCTTTATGCTATAAAATCATCTAGGAATTACTTTGATTTCTTGACTTGTGCTCTGCAGTCGCTCATGCTGCTTTGAAAATGGAAGATACTTTGTAACCGTGACTTTGAAGAGCCAATTGATGTCGTTCTGAACAATCACTGAGTCAACCATTTTTCTTTCTAACACACAATCGTCTATTCACTTAGATTTTCTGTTTCGCATGCAACAGGTTCGTAAGTAAACACACTTTCTAACTGCCAGATTAAAAAGCGACTTTCAACCTTTCACACGCATATAAAGAATATTGTTAGAATagttcataaaattataaaaaatatcgtAGCATATAAGTTGTAATGgttatatagttaatttttttttttgctatgtaCATGTCGTCTAATTCTCCaacaaataacaaattaaataaaaaattacggATATTTTGCTGATTCTAACAGACacccaaaccttttttttttcattttaatttttaacacaTTTCCTTCTGCGCAATGACTAATTCCAAATCCTTCTTACTCGCAGAGAAGGTTTGAGTCACGCTTTTTCTTGTCAACGTTTGAGTTACACTTTTATCCACGCCAACATTAAGATGAGGCTTTCGTTTTCTGCCATACGTCCTAAAGATAGCACACAAAAGTTAATAAAAATCCACTAAGAGAGCTCTCTCTTTACCATTTTCCCACTTTCCTTTGAGACAACAGAGCAAAATGGCACTGAGAATGTGGGCTTCCTCTACAGCAAACGCTCTCAAGCTCTCTTCTTCTGCCTCCAAATCTCACCTCCTTCCAGCTTTCTCCATCTCCAGATGCTTCTCCTCAGGTAAGCTAAAACTATATCATTTTTACACCACTTGTGTGTTGCATTGCTCTGTCTGAAAATTATTGGTGGTTGTTTTGGGTTTCAAGTGTTGGAAGGACTCAAGTATGCAACTTCACACGAGTGGGTGAAACATGATGGCTCGGTGGCTACCATTGGCATCACTGACCATGCCCAGGTAACAAAAACATAGCTCATCAGAACTAGCATAGATCAGTTTTATAAGTACTTGCCTGAAAACAGAAAAACTACATATGTTGATGTTGCGCAGGACCATTTAGGAGAAGTTGTGTTTGTGGAGCTGCCAGAAGAGAAAAGCGCAGTGAGCAAAGAA
It encodes the following:
- the LOC125608734 gene encoding glycine cleavage system H protein 3, mitochondrial-like, with amino-acid sequence MALRMWASSTANALKLSSSASKSHLLPAFSISRCFSSVLEGLKYATSHEWVKHDGSVATIGITDHAQDHLGEVVFVELPEEKSAVSKEKNFGAVESVKATSEILSPISGEVIEVNTKLTDSPGLINSSPYEDGWMIKVKPSNPAELETLMGPKEYTKFCEEEDAAH